In one Brassica oleracea var. oleracea cultivar TO1000 unplaced genomic scaffold, BOL UnpScaffold02309, whole genome shotgun sequence genomic region, the following are encoded:
- the LOC106321655 gene encoding ATP synthase 6 kDa subunit, mitochondrial-like translates to MRLFDPWPVFFKREWKRCWPFLTGFAVTGVLITKL, encoded by the coding sequence atGAGGTTGTTCGATCCATGGCCAGTGTTCTTCAAGAGGGAGTGGAAACGTTGTTGGCCGTTTCTCACCGGATTCGCCGTAACCGGCGTCCTCATCACCAAGCTC